A window of the Gemmatirosa kalamazoonensis genome harbors these coding sequences:
- a CDS encoding intradiol ring-cleavage dioxygenase yields MSQRPISLVVPAHHHDDDHDDHGGLHRDLLATGGTMGRRRALRMAAKWSAGLGASLGALSLLGCATSDLTGTDAGSSTGTGASTGTSAGSTSTSAACPTKIPEETAGPYPGDSSNGPNVLNLTGVVRQDIRSSFAGLSGTAAGIPLTIELTLVSASTCEVLANRAVYLWHCDRAGLYSLYSAGATNQNYLRGVQAADASGKLTFQSIFPGCYAGRWPHVHFEIYPSLTAATSVRNKVATSQLALPKAACDLAYATSGYESSVRNLAGISLASDNVFSDGAQLQIATVTGDVTNGLKAALTVAVNGA; encoded by the coding sequence ATGAGCCAGCGCCCCATCTCCCTGGTCGTCCCCGCGCACCACCACGACGACGACCACGACGACCACGGCGGCCTGCATCGCGACCTGCTGGCGACCGGCGGCACGATGGGCCGTCGCCGCGCCCTGCGCATGGCGGCCAAGTGGAGCGCCGGCCTCGGGGCCAGCCTCGGCGCCTTGAGCCTGCTCGGCTGCGCCACGTCCGACCTCACCGGCACCGACGCCGGATCGTCGACCGGGACCGGCGCGAGCACGGGCACGAGCGCCGGGAGCACCAGCACGAGCGCGGCGTGCCCGACGAAGATCCCGGAGGAGACCGCGGGGCCGTACCCGGGCGACAGCTCGAACGGGCCGAACGTCCTGAACCTCACCGGCGTCGTGCGGCAGGACATCCGCTCGAGCTTCGCCGGGCTCTCGGGCACCGCGGCCGGCATCCCGCTCACGATCGAGCTCACGCTCGTCTCGGCCAGCACGTGCGAGGTGCTCGCGAACCGCGCGGTGTACCTGTGGCACTGCGACCGCGCGGGGCTGTACTCGCTCTACTCGGCCGGCGCGACGAACCAGAACTACCTGCGCGGCGTGCAGGCGGCCGACGCGAGCGGCAAGCTCACGTTCCAGTCGATCTTCCCGGGCTGCTACGCCGGACGCTGGCCGCACGTCCACTTCGAGATCTACCCGAGCCTCACCGCGGCGACGAGCGTGCGCAACAAGGTGGCGACGTCGCAGCTCGCGCTGCCGAAGGCGGCCTGCGACCTGGCGTACGCGACGAGCGGCTACGAGTCGAGCGTGCGCAACCTCGCCGGGATCTCGCTCGCGAGCGACAACGTCTTCAGCGACGGCGCGCAGCTGCAGATCGCGACGGTGACCGGCGACGTGACGAACGGCCTCAAGGCGGCGCTGACGGTCGCGGTGAACGGCGCCTGA
- a CDS encoding PAS domain S-box protein, with the protein MASLARTEPVVPGLSREPAAHDEIYRAIFDASNDAIFVHDIETGAVLDANRRASAFTGATLDALRANGLAYIAAVEPFTLERAREHLQRAAAGEPQRFEWRMRAAGTDRLRWVEVTLQRITIRGVDRLLALVRDIEERKAAEEALQASEESYRTIFQGAADGMYLHDPETGALLDANDAAIAQLGRSVEELKELGCMFAQDVGYTPERALPYFQRALAGESPRFEWGNRHKDGRFFWMETTLRRVTIRGRDRLLATARNIDDHKAAEEALRRAYEEMERRVAERTAELAEREAYYRSLIENTSDLVTFADAAGTVRYHSPSLQRMLGYPSDSHVGRNAFEIIHRDDVEATRAGFADLVAHPGTTGVLIYRLRHADGTWRTVESIARTVDPASAESGLVINTRDVTERRLAEAALARAKEEAERANAAKSEFLSRMSHELRTPMNSILGFGQLLARAELPPQHAKGVGHIVKAGRHLLHLINEVLEISRIEAGRESFSLEPVALGAVVHEALGLVRPLAQQHGVALLDAGVPNETSAGEVCVVADRRRLVQVLLNLLSNAIKYNRPGGSVRLACAPNAAGGWSVRVQDSGRGIPADRVDQLFTPFARLGAEQTDVEGTGLGLALSKRLCEAMGGALALEASGAFGSVFRIDLCAAPHPLERLEDTGTWAAMSAEGGEATLLYVEDNLANLSLVEAILLSRPGWRIIPALQGQLGVELAREHMPDVILLDLHLPDIPGAEVLRRLRADARTATIPVVVVSADATASSLERLRQAGADAYLTKPLDVDEFLTVVQRHLPSAAR; encoded by the coding sequence ATGGCCTCGCTCGCCCGCACCGAACCCGTCGTCCCCGGCCTCTCCCGGGAGCCCGCCGCGCACGACGAGATCTACCGCGCCATCTTCGACGCGTCGAACGACGCGATCTTCGTCCACGACATCGAGACCGGCGCGGTGCTCGACGCGAACCGCCGCGCGAGCGCGTTCACCGGCGCCACGCTCGACGCGCTGCGCGCGAACGGGCTCGCGTACATCGCCGCCGTGGAGCCGTTCACGCTGGAGCGTGCGCGCGAGCACCTGCAGCGCGCCGCGGCGGGGGAGCCGCAGCGGTTCGAGTGGCGCATGCGCGCCGCCGGCACCGACCGGCTCCGCTGGGTGGAGGTGACGCTGCAGCGCATCACCATTCGCGGCGTCGACCGGCTGCTCGCGCTCGTGCGCGACATCGAGGAGCGCAAGGCGGCCGAAGAGGCGCTGCAGGCGAGCGAGGAGAGCTACCGCACGATCTTCCAGGGCGCCGCCGACGGGATGTACCTGCACGACCCCGAGACCGGCGCGCTGCTCGACGCGAACGACGCCGCCATCGCGCAGCTCGGCCGCTCGGTGGAGGAGCTGAAGGAGCTCGGGTGCATGTTCGCGCAGGACGTCGGCTACACGCCGGAGCGCGCGCTGCCGTACTTCCAGCGCGCGCTCGCCGGCGAGTCGCCGCGGTTCGAGTGGGGGAACCGGCACAAGGACGGGCGGTTCTTCTGGATGGAGACGACGCTCCGCCGCGTCACCATCCGCGGGCGCGACCGCCTGCTCGCGACGGCGCGCAACATCGACGACCACAAGGCGGCCGAGGAGGCGCTGCGCCGCGCGTACGAGGAGATGGAGCGGCGCGTGGCCGAGCGCACCGCGGAGCTGGCGGAGCGCGAGGCGTACTACCGGAGCCTGATCGAGAACACGTCGGACCTCGTCACGTTCGCCGACGCGGCGGGCACGGTGCGCTACCACAGCCCGTCGCTGCAGCGGATGCTCGGCTACCCGTCCGACTCGCACGTCGGCCGCAACGCGTTCGAGATCATCCACCGCGACGACGTCGAGGCGACGCGCGCCGGGTTCGCGGATCTCGTCGCGCATCCCGGCACGACGGGGGTGCTGATCTACCGGCTGCGCCACGCCGACGGCACGTGGCGCACCGTGGAGAGCATCGCGCGCACGGTGGATCCGGCGTCGGCCGAGTCCGGGCTCGTGATCAACACGCGCGACGTCACCGAGCGTCGGCTCGCCGAGGCCGCGCTCGCGCGCGCGAAGGAGGAGGCGGAGCGCGCGAACGCGGCGAAGAGCGAGTTCCTGTCGCGCATGAGCCACGAGCTGCGCACGCCGATGAACTCCATCCTCGGCTTCGGCCAGCTGCTCGCGCGCGCCGAGCTGCCGCCGCAGCACGCGAAGGGCGTCGGCCACATCGTGAAGGCGGGGCGGCATCTCCTGCATCTCATCAACGAGGTGCTCGAGATCTCCCGCATCGAGGCCGGGCGCGAGAGCTTCTCGCTGGAGCCGGTGGCGCTCGGCGCGGTGGTGCATGAGGCGCTGGGGCTCGTGCGGCCGCTCGCCCAGCAGCACGGCGTCGCGCTGCTCGACGCGGGCGTGCCTAACGAGACGTCGGCGGGCGAGGTATGCGTGGTCGCCGACCGGCGGCGGCTCGTGCAGGTGCTGCTCAACCTCCTGAGCAACGCGATCAAGTACAACCGACCCGGCGGCTCGGTGCGGCTCGCGTGCGCGCCGAACGCCGCGGGCGGGTGGAGCGTGCGCGTGCAGGACAGCGGGCGCGGCATCCCGGCCGACCGCGTCGACCAGCTCTTCACGCCGTTCGCGCGGCTCGGCGCGGAGCAGACCGACGTGGAAGGGACGGGGCTCGGGCTCGCGCTGTCGAAGCGGCTGTGCGAGGCGATGGGCGGCGCGCTCGCGCTCGAGGCGAGCGGCGCGTTCGGCAGCGTGTTCCGCATCGACCTGTGCGCGGCGCCGCATCCGCTCGAGCGCCTCGAGGACACCGGCACGTGGGCGGCGATGTCCGCCGAGGGGGGCGAGGCGACGCTGCTGTACGTCGAGGACAACCTCGCGAACCTCAGCCTCGTCGAAGCGATCCTGCTGTCGCGCCCCGGGTGGCGCATCATTCCCGCGCTGCAGGGTCAGCTCGGCGTGGAGCTCGCGCGCGAGCACATGCCCGACGTCATCCTGCTCGACCTGCATCTCCCCGACATCCCGGGCGCCGAGGTGCTGCGTCGACTGCGCGCCGACGCGCGCACGGCGACGATCCCCGTCGTCGTGGTGAGCGCGGACGCGACGGCGAGCTCGCTCGAGCGGCTGCGCCAGGCGGGCGCCGACGCGTATCTCACGAAGCCGCTCGACGTCGACGAGTTCCTGACGGTGGTGCAGCGGCATCTGCCGAGCGCCGCGCGCTGA
- a CDS encoding arsenite methyltransferase, with translation MSSTFLDQIRAEVQARYGATAQRVAQGAGASCCGPADGSSGCCGSSSETWDPITADLYDAGETAGLPAEALLASLGCGNPTALAELNAGEVVLDLGSGGGIDVLLSARRVGPTGKAYGLDMTDEMLALALDNAAKAGATNVEFLKGHIEAIPLPSSTVDVIISNCVINLSGDKRQVLREAFRVLKPGGRFAVSDVVVREGLPAAVKESMALWTGCVAGALEETEFLALLREVGFENPSIEPTRIYTRDDAAALLQGTGLDPALADQVEGKILSGFVRATKPGRRLTPLGTAAKSTRACGCDDGCCT, from the coding sequence ATGTCATCAACATTTCTTGATCAGATCAGGGCCGAGGTACAGGCGCGCTACGGCGCGACGGCCCAGCGTGTCGCGCAGGGCGCGGGTGCGTCGTGCTGCGGCCCCGCGGACGGCTCGAGCGGCTGTTGCGGGAGCTCGAGCGAGACGTGGGACCCGATCACGGCCGACCTGTACGACGCCGGCGAGACGGCGGGCCTCCCGGCCGAGGCGCTGCTCGCGTCGTTGGGCTGCGGCAATCCGACCGCGCTCGCGGAGCTGAATGCGGGCGAGGTCGTCCTCGACCTGGGCTCCGGCGGCGGCATCGACGTGCTGCTCTCGGCCCGGCGCGTCGGTCCCACGGGCAAGGCGTACGGGCTCGACATGACCGACGAGATGCTCGCGCTCGCGCTGGACAACGCAGCGAAGGCCGGCGCGACGAACGTCGAGTTCCTGAAGGGACACATCGAGGCGATCCCGCTCCCGTCCAGCACCGTCGACGTCATCATCTCGAACTGCGTGATCAACCTCTCCGGCGACAAGCGGCAGGTGCTGCGCGAGGCGTTTCGCGTGCTGAAGCCGGGCGGCCGGTTCGCGGTGAGCGACGTGGTCGTGCGCGAGGGGCTGCCCGCCGCGGTGAAGGAGAGCATGGCGCTGTGGACCGGCTGCGTCGCCGGTGCGCTCGAGGAGACGGAGTTCCTCGCGCTGCTGCGCGAGGTCGGCTTCGAGAACCCGAGCATCGAGCCGACGCGCATCTACACGCGCGACGACGCGGCGGCGCTGCTGCAGGGCACGGGGCTCGATCCCGCGCTCGCCGACCAGGTGGAGGGAAAGATCCTGAGCGGCTTCGTACGCGCCACCAAGCCGGGTCGCCGTCTGACGCCGTTAGGCACCGCCGCGAAGTCCACGCGCGCCTGCGGCTGCGACGACGGCTGCTGCACCTGA
- the arsN2 gene encoding arsenic resistance N-acetyltransferase ArsN2 has protein sequence MTATLRTARPDDLPAVTRLLQDSALPLDGVAESLPGFVVAEAEGALVGVAGLEVCCEHALLRSVAVDEAWRGHGIGRALVARVVSDAEARGIHALYLLTTTADRYFPSFGFRQIPRDEVPDDVRATAEFRSACPASATVMTRAVHAA, from the coding sequence ATGACCGCCACGCTGCGCACCGCACGTCCCGACGATCTACCCGCCGTCACGCGTCTGCTGCAGGATTCCGCGCTGCCGCTCGACGGCGTGGCCGAGTCGCTCCCCGGCTTCGTCGTCGCCGAGGCCGAGGGCGCGCTCGTCGGCGTGGCGGGCCTGGAAGTCTGCTGCGAGCACGCGCTGCTCCGCTCCGTCGCCGTCGACGAGGCGTGGCGCGGACACGGCATCGGCCGCGCGCTCGTGGCGCGCGTCGTCTCCGACGCCGAAGCGCGCGGCATCCACGCGCTCTACCTGCTCACCACCACCGCCGACCGGTACTTCCCGAGCTTCGGCTTTCGGCAGATCCCGCGCGACGAGGTGCCCGACGACGTGCGCGCGACCGCGGAGTTCCGGAGCGCGTGCCCGGCGTCGGCGACGGTGATGACGCGCGCGGTGCACGCCGCGTGA
- a CDS encoding amidase: MSPTRREALAQLAALVALPATRLAAMASDPLDGTVADYHAGRRRGAWTAAEVTARALERCRRDGATFRAIDALADTALDEARAADARRRGGRTRGPLDGVPVFAKAIYDVAGMPTTGSSAEWARLFPEIVTRDALEVARLRAAGAVVLGKTAADDFAYHGNGTSSHTGQVLNPHDATGTRTPGGSSAGSAVAVATGMAFAALGTDDGGSNRIPAQFTGVVGMKPTFGLVPRTGVIPTWPYLDTHGPLARSVADAALLLAAIAGADPSDPLARAEAWNPAPLAHLRDDALAGARLGIVDAHVPRAQMTAEAVAMWDRALADLRAAGAVVDSFEPAVTRIDYRDAFAESARRRGDVAPDSRSPAPTANALLRYFAGRTDDARAAVRRGYAAYRAFYDVLPATFEACEPLLDRPIAEDPAGVSFARSRAAVVASLAASMRAAGVAAMVYPTMPFNAPRAVDPWPDVRTALGYGNWLGLPEVSVPAGLGADGMPALNLSVVGLPGDDARVLAFAHAYERQSRRFAAPPRR, from the coding sequence ATGTCCCCCACCCGACGCGAAGCCCTCGCGCAGCTCGCCGCGCTCGTCGCGCTCCCCGCGACGCGCTTGGCGGCGATGGCGAGCGACCCGCTCGACGGCACCGTCGCCGACTACCACGCGGGCCGTCGCCGCGGCGCGTGGACCGCGGCCGAGGTCACCGCGCGCGCGCTGGAGCGGTGCCGACGCGACGGCGCGACCTTTCGCGCGATCGACGCGCTCGCCGACACGGCGCTCGACGAGGCGCGCGCCGCCGACGCGCGGCGCCGCGGCGGACGCACGCGTGGCCCGCTCGACGGCGTCCCCGTGTTCGCGAAGGCGATCTACGACGTCGCCGGCATGCCGACGACGGGATCGAGCGCCGAGTGGGCGCGGCTGTTCCCGGAGATCGTCACGCGCGACGCGCTCGAGGTGGCGCGGCTCCGCGCGGCGGGCGCGGTGGTGCTCGGCAAGACCGCGGCCGACGACTTCGCGTACCACGGCAACGGCACGAGCAGCCACACCGGCCAGGTGCTGAACCCGCACGACGCGACGGGCACGCGCACGCCCGGCGGCTCGAGCGCCGGCTCCGCGGTCGCGGTGGCGACGGGGATGGCGTTCGCCGCGTTAGGCACCGACGACGGCGGCTCGAACCGCATCCCCGCGCAGTTCACCGGCGTGGTGGGGATGAAGCCGACGTTCGGGCTCGTGCCGCGCACGGGCGTGATCCCGACGTGGCCGTACCTCGACACGCACGGACCGCTCGCGCGCAGCGTGGCCGACGCCGCGCTGCTGCTCGCCGCGATCGCCGGTGCGGATCCGTCGGATCCACTCGCGCGCGCCGAGGCGTGGAATCCCGCGCCTCTCGCCCACCTGCGCGACGACGCGCTCGCCGGCGCGCGGCTCGGCATCGTGGACGCGCACGTTCCGCGCGCGCAGATGACCGCCGAGGCGGTCGCGATGTGGGACCGCGCGCTGGCCGACCTGCGCGCGGCGGGCGCCGTCGTCGACTCGTTCGAGCCGGCCGTGACGCGCATCGACTATCGCGATGCGTTCGCGGAGTCGGCACGTAGGCGCGGCGACGTCGCGCCCGACTCGCGGTCCCCGGCTCCCACGGCGAACGCGCTGCTCCGCTACTTCGCCGGCAGGACCGACGACGCACGGGCGGCGGTGCGGCGCGGCTACGCGGCGTATCGCGCGTTCTACGACGTGCTGCCGGCGACGTTCGAGGCGTGCGAGCCGCTGCTCGACCGCCCGATCGCCGAGGATCCGGCGGGTGTCTCGTTCGCGCGGTCGCGCGCGGCGGTCGTCGCGTCGCTCGCGGCGTCGATGCGTGCCGCCGGCGTCGCGGCGATGGTGTACCCGACGATGCCGTTCAACGCGCCGCGCGCGGTCGACCCGTGGCCCGACGTGCGCACCGCGCTCGGCTACGGCAACTGGCTCGGGCTGCCCGAGGTCTCGGTGCCCGCGGGGCTCGGTGCCGACGGGATGCCGGCGCTCAACCTGTCGGTGGTCGGGCTGCCCGGCGACGACGCGCGCGTGCTCGCATTCGCGCACGCCTACGAGCGCCAGTCGCGCCGGTTCGCGGCGCCGCCGCGCCGTTAG
- a CDS encoding SMP-30/gluconolactonase/LRE family protein yields the protein MRRVTFLASSAALVIGAAAGASIAQQVQQPQPYVVGNPVGLPVTPGPGGAFEAVSPNVKMYGAIYSAESCSYDATRGVIVVPNRGVPQNVQTNNAWVSFINHDGSVHTARWIGVQNPGDRASLAPPLVLNEPYGSDIANGMLYVADRDGGTTPNEPSVAVIRRFDMRTGAPAGEIRVERAAWLNDIAVGTDGTIYATVTGAGGTNPDPTTWQVLRVAPDGAVSVFVQGAPLRQPNGIAFDPQGNVVVVNIGTADVLTFSRAGQLLKTETAAQSGNDGLVIMPDGTKYVSSVVNGGVSRIRAGRAAELIARNIPSAASMCYDAGANQLVIPMNPNNGLAFVRLEPGR from the coding sequence ATGAGACGGGTCACGTTCCTCGCCAGCTCGGCCGCCCTCGTCATTGGCGCCGCGGCCGGCGCCTCGATCGCGCAGCAGGTGCAGCAGCCGCAGCCCTACGTCGTCGGCAACCCCGTCGGGCTCCCGGTCACGCCGGGGCCCGGCGGCGCGTTCGAGGCGGTGTCGCCGAACGTGAAGATGTACGGCGCGATCTACTCCGCCGAGAGCTGCTCGTACGATGCGACCCGCGGCGTCATCGTGGTGCCGAACCGCGGCGTGCCTCAGAACGTGCAGACGAACAACGCGTGGGTGTCGTTCATCAACCACGACGGCTCGGTGCACACCGCGCGGTGGATCGGCGTCCAGAACCCCGGCGATCGCGCGAGCCTCGCGCCGCCGCTCGTGCTGAACGAGCCGTACGGCAGCGACATCGCGAACGGCATGCTGTACGTCGCCGACCGTGACGGGGGCACGACGCCGAACGAGCCGAGCGTCGCCGTGATCCGGCGGTTCGACATGCGCACCGGCGCGCCGGCCGGCGAGATTCGCGTCGAGCGCGCGGCGTGGCTGAACGACATCGCCGTCGGCACCGACGGGACGATCTACGCCACGGTGACCGGCGCCGGCGGCACGAACCCCGATCCGACGACGTGGCAGGTGCTGCGCGTCGCGCCCGACGGCGCGGTGTCGGTGTTCGTGCAGGGCGCGCCGCTGCGGCAGCCGAACGGCATCGCGTTCGACCCGCAGGGCAACGTCGTCGTCGTCAACATCGGCACCGCGGACGTGCTCACGTTCTCGCGCGCCGGCCAGCTGCTGAAGACCGAGACCGCGGCGCAGTCGGGCAACGACGGCCTCGTGATCATGCCCGACGGCACGAAGTACGTCAGCAGCGTCGTGAACGGCGGCGTGTCGCGCATCCGCGCCGGCCGCGCCGCGGAGCTCATCGCGCGCAACATCCCGAGCGCGGCGTCGATGTGCTACGATGCGGGCGCGAACCAGCTCGTGATCCCGATGAACCCGAACAACGGCCTCGCGTTCGTGCGGCTGGAGCCGGGCCGTTAG
- a CDS encoding arsenate reductase ArsC has translation MTNAPPPFRVLVLCTGNSARSQIAEALLAVRGAGRVAAASAGSRPAARVNPYAVEVLRDHGIAWEGRTPKSIDDVAEERFDLVITVCDNARDACPHFPGATAQVHWGLPDPAEAVGALAARRAFRETYDALAARVDALLALPLEHLEPAALRERAQAVHSAPGA, from the coding sequence GTGACCAACGCGCCGCCGCCGTTCCGCGTGCTGGTGCTGTGCACCGGCAACTCCGCGCGAAGCCAGATCGCCGAGGCGCTGCTCGCCGTGCGCGGCGCCGGGCGCGTCGCGGCGGCGAGCGCGGGATCGCGCCCGGCCGCGCGCGTGAACCCGTACGCCGTCGAGGTGCTGCGCGACCACGGGATCGCGTGGGAGGGCCGCACGCCGAAGAGCATCGACGACGTTGCGGAGGAGCGCTTCGATCTCGTGATCACGGTGTGCGACAACGCGCGCGACGCGTGCCCTCACTTCCCCGGGGCGACGGCGCAGGTGCACTGGGGGCTCCCCGATCCGGCGGAGGCGGTGGGCGCGCTCGCGGCGCGACGCGCGTTCCGGGAGACGTACGACGCGCTCGCCGCGCGCGTCGACGCGCTGCTCGCGCTGCCGCTCGAGCATCTGGAGCCCGCCGCGCTCCGCGAGCGCGCGCAGGCCGTGCACTCGGCGCCGGGTGCCTAA
- a CDS encoding ArsR/SmtB family transcription factor: MTTATRSAPDLDRAVTLFHALSDVTRLSILDMLRGGERCVCELQDELDAAQSRLSFHLRVLKDAGLVADRREGRWSYYSIVPDALAEVHDLSVALQPKKGALPTLRAGACCR, encoded by the coding sequence GTGACCACCGCGACACGCTCCGCCCCCGACCTCGACCGCGCCGTGACGCTGTTCCACGCGCTGTCCGACGTCACGCGCCTGTCGATCCTCGACATGCTGCGCGGCGGCGAGCGGTGCGTGTGCGAGCTGCAGGACGAGCTCGACGCCGCGCAGTCGCGGCTGTCGTTCCACCTGCGCGTGCTCAAGGACGCCGGGCTGGTGGCCGACCGCCGCGAGGGGCGCTGGTCGTACTACAGCATCGTCCCTGACGCGCTGGCCGAGGTGCACGACCTGTCCGTCGCGCTGCAGCCGAAGAAGGGTGCGCTCCCCACGCTCCGGGCCGGGGCGTGCTGCCGTTGA
- a CDS encoding YceH family protein, with protein MEPPLTAEEVRVLGSLVEKQITTPDNYPLSMSALVAACNQTSNRDPVMRLDEDGVMRAIVPLRRRGLMRAIQPSGSRVTKYEVLLRDALNLDARELAVLAVLMLRGAQTAGELNARTARLAEFADLADVETTLAALAAREPEPLVVRLPRSAGRREDRYAHLLSGEAAAAASLESAPNDSSPPADDRVAALERSVDELRADLAALREELREFRAQFQ; from the coding sequence ATGGAGCCACCGCTCACCGCCGAGGAAGTGCGTGTCCTCGGCTCGCTCGTCGAGAAGCAGATCACCACGCCCGACAACTACCCGCTGTCCATGAGCGCGCTCGTCGCGGCGTGCAACCAGACGTCCAACCGCGACCCGGTGATGCGGCTCGACGAGGACGGCGTGATGCGCGCCATCGTGCCGCTGCGCCGGCGTGGCCTGATGCGCGCCATCCAGCCCTCCGGCTCGCGCGTCACGAAGTACGAGGTGCTCCTGCGCGACGCGCTGAACCTCGACGCGCGCGAGCTCGCCGTGCTCGCGGTGCTCATGCTGCGCGGCGCGCAGACAGCGGGGGAGCTGAACGCGCGCACGGCGCGCCTCGCGGAGTTCGCCGACCTCGCCGACGTGGAGACGACGCTCGCCGCGCTCGCCGCGCGCGAGCCCGAGCCGCTCGTGGTGCGGCTCCCCCGTTCCGCCGGCCGCCGCGAGGACCGCTACGCGCACCTGCTGAGCGGCGAGGCCGCGGCCGCGGCCTCGCTGGAGAGCGCGCCTAACGATTCCAGCCCTCCGGCCGACGACCGCGTCGCGGCGCTCGAGCGCAGCGTCGACGAGCTGCGCGCCGACCTCGCGGCGCTGCGCGAGGAGCTGCGCGAGTTCCGCGCGCAGTTCCAGTAG